A segment of the Bacillus pseudomycoides genome:
TTTCTCTCTTAATCTTGAAGTGGGGGAATTACTGCCCACGAATAGCGGGATAAATTTAATTAGCTAGAGAATATTGTCTGTTCATTACGATCAGCTAATCCCGTTTTTGCTAATAATATCTCTTTGTGAGAATGTAAATCTAGTAAATCAAAAAATAATAAAGCCTTTTCATAAACAGCTGTAATTTCACTTGGCGGATAAATTAATTTCTCTAAGCACTCTCCCTTTTGATAGTACAGTTGCCCAAGAAGCTGCATACTCCCAATAAGTCGCGACGTTTCAATTGCTTTATCTACTTGCTGAAGCGACTTTGCATATTCATTATTTAAACATAAAGTTTTCGCATAATTATATCGAACCTTAACAACAAAATCTTGATCACTCTGCAATGACTCCAGCTGTTGTAAAATATCTTGAAATAATGTAATAGCTTTTTCTAAATGGTTATTTTCTGCATAAATAATAGCAATCGAATTTTCGATATATAAATTTTGAAACACATCTACCCCACCATATTGCCGATGGATTATATTTTTCAGCTCTGAGATGCAGTATTCAAAATTGACTTTCTTTAAAGCATAAGAAGATAAATGATAATACCATAGAAGAAATTGCTTAAATTCAGGATGACACTCTTCTTTCTTTAACTCCTCTGAAACAATTTTATGAATTTCATCATACTGCTTCTTCTTACACAATAATTGAATTTGATTCTTAAACTTTTTCTTTCTTTCGAGGTCAGAATAAAGAAGAACCTCATAAAAATGAATAATGGGAACCCTTAGCTTTGCTGCAATCCCTTGCAGTATATCCATACTTGGATATACCGTTCCTGACTCAATCCTGCTTACTTCTGATTGATGACATATATTCTCAGACAACTGCTTTTGTGTTAAACCTCTTAACATTCTAATTTTCTTTATTTCAGCTCCCAGCTTTTCTGCGTGCATAATAGCTCACCATCCCATTACAGAAATCTAACTTTTCAAGTTGTCATACCACTACAATAATAGTTTTTCGGCACTTTTAGACATGAAATATTGCATAATATATATCATTTAGCACACCTTTCTTATAAATCATTTTATACAAATACAAGACTCCAAATGTTAGAGATGAATAATATAAAAGTTGCTAGTATATTCCTTACTTCTGTTCTATTCTATCCCTTATCATGTAGCAGCAATTATCGTGCCCCAAAAATTGATAACAATGAAGTGAACATTGAAGTTACTCAACCTAGCTTGATAATTAGTAAATAAACTGAACCACAAAACGTAACAATAGGAAATATTGCTAAAAATACTTAAAAGATGAAGTACAAGAGGTTAACGCGTAACAAAAACAAGTTACCACTGAAAAGATGTTGAATTTCAACCTACAAGAAAATCAAACCGAAGTATGTCTTTCCCAATCATATAAAAATGATGAAATATATGACCAAGACATCATTGCTCAAGTAGATAAACATGGGGTAATTAAGACAATTAGTGGTAAAGTTACCCAAAATCTAGAACAGCAACCTAATCTTACTATAACAAATTTTTTGTCGAAAAATGAAGTAAAATCTATATTATGTCATAGACTTTACATTTTAGTGATAGAGGTTCAAAAAAAAAGAATAAAAAGATGTTTACCACTATAACCGGTAAACATCTTTTTTCATATCCAGCCCTTTTCTTCCGCAATCGCAATTGCTTCAATTCGGTTTTTCGCATTTAATTTTGTTAACACATCTGAAATATAATTCCGTACAGTACCAGATGAAAGATACAGTGTCTTGGCAATTTCATTTGCTGTTTTTCCTTCTTTCGCTAACAAAAGTACTTCTTTCTCACGATCTGATAACGGATTTTGCTCTTGCCATAGTCCAAACATTAATTCAGGGGAAATCTCTCGTTTCCCTTGCATCACATTGCGAATCGCTGCCGCTAAATCTTCACTTGGGCTATCCTTTAATAAATATCCATGAACTCCTGCTTTCATTGCTCTTTCAAAATAACCTGGACGTGCGAATGTTGTTAAAATCATTACTTTGCATAGTAATTTTTTCTTTTGCAATTCCTCTGCAACATCTAAACCACTTTGAATCGGCATTTCAATATCCATAATACTTATATCTGGCTGCAACTTTTCAATTAATTTTAAAGCTTCTTCACCATTCTCCGCCTGCCCTACCACTTCAATGTCATCTTCTAAATCAAGCAGAGCTCCGAGCGCTCCCCTAAGCATTCGTTGATCCTCAGCAATGATGATTCTAATCATGCTCTCACCTCATCTTTTCCTGTTCTAATTACAATTGGAACCTTCACCGTTAACATCGTCCCAGGATGCGTTTCATCTAGTTCAAGTGCTCCATCAATAAGTGCAAGCCGTTCTTTCATACCTAAAATTCCATTCCCATCATGACTTTGTGCTTGTAATCCCACTCCATTATCTTTCACCTGCAAAATCAGTTCTCCTTGCGTTTCAAATAAGGAAACCATACATTCCGTCGCCTTACTATGCTTTACAACGTTCGTTACCGCTTCTCGCAAGCACATACCTACAATATTTTGCTCAAGTGGTGATAATGCACCAGAACTTGCTTTCTGCTTTACCTCTAGTGAAATATTAGCAGCTTGCAGGATAGCCTTTATTTGCTCAAGCTCTTCTTCCACAGTAATCATCCGCATATCGGAAATCAATTCACGCAATTGCTTTAAGGCTGTGCGCGATGTTTGCGTAATCTCCTTTGCTTCTATACTTGCACGCTCTGGATTTTTCACAATCAGCTTCTCAACAAGCTGACTTTTTAAAGTAATAAGAGATAACGTATGTCCTAACGTATCGTGAAGGTCCCTTGCAATTCGCTGACGTTCTTCGCGTTTTACTAAGTCTTTAATTTGTTCGTTTGCTTCACTTAACTGATGTCGTAATATCTTTTTTTGATTAAAATTCCGCATGGCAAATGGTGTAATAAGCATTAAAATAAACATCGGTAAAGATCCAAATATAGATGTTAATGTGAAGT
Coding sequences within it:
- a CDS encoding sensor histidine kinase, which codes for MVEKKQFELFPKHMGFFPYMWFVYLVFPIYGLSNESGWRLILGSGMLVIFVIAYRQLYFVKKTFILWACIQMVIVFLFGVFYNPYFIYLGFFTANAIGFTPTKKAFRLLVLSLGTMIVTFVLVYSKNFTLTSIFGSLPMFILMLITPFAMRNFNQKKILRHQLSEANEQIKDLVKREERQRIARDLHDTLGHTLSLITLKSQLVEKLIVKNPERASIEAKEITQTSRTALKQLRELISDMRMITVEEELEQIKAILQAANISLEVKQKASSGALSPLEQNIVGMCLREAVTNVVKHSKATECMVSLFETQGELILQVKDNGVGLQAQSHDGNGILGMKERLALIDGALELDETHPGTMLTVKVPIVIRTGKDEVRA
- a CDS encoding helix-turn-helix domain-containing protein: MHAEKLGAEIKKIRMLRGLTQKQLSENICHQSEVSRIESGTVYPSMDILQGIAAKLRVPIIHFYEVLLYSDLERKKKFKNQIQLLCKKKQYDEIHKIVSEELKKEECHPEFKQFLLWYYHLSSYALKKVNFEYCISELKNIIHRQYGGVDVFQNLYIENSIAIIYAENNHLEKAITLFQDILQQLESLQSDQDFVVKVRYNYAKTLCLNNEYAKSLQQVDKAIETSRLIGSMQLLGQLYYQKGECLEKLIYPPSEITAVYEKALLFFDLLDLHSHKEILLAKTGLADRNEQTIFSS
- a CDS encoding response regulator transcription factor — encoded protein: MIRIIIAEDQRMLRGALGALLDLEDDIEVVGQAENGEEALKLIEKLQPDISIMDIEMPIQSGLDVAEELQKKKLLCKVMILTTFARPGYFERAMKAGVHGYLLKDSPSEDLAAAIRNVMQGKREISPELMFGLWQEQNPLSDREKEVLLLAKEGKTANEIAKTLYLSSGTVRNYISDVLTKLNAKNRIEAIAIAEEKGWI